A region from the Corynebacterium halotolerans YIM 70093 = DSM 44683 genome encodes:
- a CDS encoding LysR family transcriptional regulator, giving the protein MDLRQLRYFLAVVDHGGVRRAADALFVAQPSISQVIRGLEKDLGTPLFHRLGRRLVLTPTGEALIPPAREVLQRVELARSVVDAVGGLKGGQLVISSTSSQAASPLAPLIGRFLQQYPGIHVTVRAATHRSDVVSALRVGDAELGLIARPTNEAEPAELAVHPVEIQHYLCVARDAADLPVGSGPLRPEELAGARLIVGQPGTGMRRAADIVLSVAEGSCAMVEIEHRESLLPLVLSGAGVAVVAEAFREQAEACGLAVRALDIPEVLAVELLHRPGTLSPAAQAFLDVANADSAG; this is encoded by the coding sequence ATGGACCTGCGGCAACTGCGCTATTTCCTGGCGGTGGTGGACCACGGCGGCGTCCGCCGGGCGGCCGATGCACTGTTCGTAGCGCAGCCTTCCATTTCGCAGGTCATCCGCGGATTGGAGAAGGACCTGGGCACACCCCTGTTCCACCGCCTGGGACGTCGACTGGTGCTCACGCCGACCGGGGAGGCGCTCATCCCACCGGCCCGGGAGGTGCTCCAACGGGTGGAACTTGCCCGCTCAGTAGTGGACGCCGTCGGCGGGCTCAAGGGCGGACAATTGGTGATCAGTTCCACCTCCTCTCAGGCGGCCAGCCCACTGGCGCCGCTGATCGGCCGTTTCCTGCAGCAATACCCGGGGATCCACGTCACCGTCCGGGCGGCGACCCACCGCAGTGATGTCGTGTCGGCCCTACGGGTCGGCGACGCAGAGCTGGGCCTGATCGCCCGGCCGACGAATGAAGCAGAACCGGCGGAATTGGCCGTCCATCCGGTGGAGATCCAGCACTACCTCTGTGTGGCCCGCGACGCTGCCGACCTCCCCGTCGGATCCGGTCCTCTGCGCCCGGAAGAGCTGGCGGGGGCGCGCCTGATCGTCGGGCAGCCGGGGACCGGCATGCGTCGAGCGGCCGATATCGTCCTCTCCGTCGCCGAGGGCAGCTGCGCGATGGTGGAGATCGAACACCGCGAATCGCTACTTCCCCTGGTGCTGTCCGGGGCAGGTGTGGCTGTGGTGGCCGAGGCGTTCCGGGAGCAGGCGGAAGCCTGCGGTCTGGCGGTGCGGGCCTTGGACATCCCGGAGGTTCTGGCCGTGGAGCTGCTGCACCGGCCAGGCACCCTGAGCCCAGCCGCCCAAGCCTTCCTGGACGTGGCCAACGCCGACTCCGCGGGGTGA
- a CDS encoding tartrate dehydrogenase: MTYRYRIALIPGDGIGTEVLPPACAVLDAIGRRHGIEFSYDEFDWSCQRYAAEGAMMPADGLDRIRHHDAILLGAVGWHGVPDHVSLWGLLIPIRREFRQYINLRPIKVLDGVPSPLRPEVIGEGVDMVIVRENNEGEYSEIGGRVHRGAAEEIAVQESVFTRTGVTRVLDYAFNLAAARSGKLVSATKSNGIIHTMTFWDEMVAERAGQHAGVEWRQEHIDALAAKMVMNPASFDVIVGSNLFGDILSDLAAGVAGSIGVAPSANLNPEREFPSMFEPVHGSAPDIAGQGVANPLGAIWSTSMMLDHLGHPEAGAEVLDAAFGALTKTRTRDLGGTAGTEEFTHAVLARLDARVGIA; the protein is encoded by the coding sequence ATGACATATCGCTACCGCATCGCCCTGATCCCCGGAGACGGCATCGGCACTGAGGTCCTGCCGCCCGCCTGCGCCGTCCTCGATGCCATCGGCCGCCGCCACGGCATCGAGTTCTCCTACGACGAGTTCGACTGGTCCTGCCAGCGCTACGCGGCCGAAGGCGCCATGATGCCCGCCGACGGGCTCGACCGGATCCGCCACCACGACGCGATCCTCCTCGGTGCCGTCGGATGGCACGGGGTGCCCGACCACGTCTCCCTGTGGGGTCTGCTCATCCCCATCCGCCGGGAGTTCCGCCAGTACATCAACCTGCGCCCGATCAAAGTCCTCGACGGAGTGCCCAGCCCTCTGCGCCCTGAGGTGATCGGCGAGGGAGTGGATATGGTCATCGTGCGCGAGAACAATGAGGGCGAGTACTCGGAGATCGGCGGGCGCGTCCACCGCGGCGCCGCCGAGGAGATCGCCGTCCAGGAATCCGTGTTCACCCGCACCGGCGTCACGCGCGTGCTGGACTACGCCTTCAACCTCGCGGCCGCGCGCAGCGGGAAGCTGGTGTCGGCGACCAAGTCCAACGGCATCATCCACACCATGACCTTCTGGGACGAGATGGTCGCCGAACGGGCCGGCCAGCACGCGGGCGTGGAATGGCGGCAGGAGCACATCGACGCCCTGGCTGCCAAGATGGTGATGAATCCAGCCAGCTTCGACGTCATCGTCGGCTCCAATCTCTTTGGTGACATCCTCAGTGACCTGGCTGCCGGTGTCGCCGGCAGCATCGGCGTCGCCCCATCGGCGAACCTCAACCCCGAGCGGGAGTTCCCCTCAATGTTCGAGCCGGTCCATGGCTCCGCCCCCGACATCGCCGGGCAGGGTGTGGCCAATCCCCTGGGTGCCATCTGGTCCACCTCCATGATGCTGGACCACCTCGGGCACCCCGAGGCCGGCGCCGAGGTGCTCGACGCGGCATTCGGCGCTTTGACCAAGACCCGCACCCGCGATCTCGGGGGCACAGCAGGCACGGAAGAGTTCACCCATGCGGTCCTCGCCCGACTCGATGCCCGCGTCGGTATCGCCTGA